The DNA segment GGCTTCAAACGGCATTTTAAGTCTGGACATGGATCGCTGAGCAGTTAGAATCGTAATAAAAGGAGACCTTAGATTATGAGTGCGCAGATGTTAAACATCCTTGAAAAACCCAATATGAAGAACCCGACTTTGCTGCTTGGATTTTCCGGCTGGATGAACGGCGGCGAGGTTTCCACGGGGACGGTGCAATGGCTTATCGAGGACAGCAGGGCCCGCGAGATCGCTGAGATAAACCCCGAAGGTTTCTACATTTACAACTTTCCGGGCACTATGGAAACCACCACTCTTTTTCGACCCCATACCAGGATAGTGGACGGAGTTGTCGCAGAATATCAGACGCCTGAGAACGTCTTTTATTATGACGACTCAAAAGATCTTGTCCTGTTTTCCGGCAAGGAACCAAATCTCAATTGGGAAGGTTTCGCCGACTGCATTTTCGAGTTCTGTGAAGTGTTCGGCATTGAGCAGATAGTGTTCATCGGAAGCGTGGCTGGGCTGGTTCCGCACACGCGGGACCCGAGCATGTTCTTTTCGGTTTCGGACGAAAATCTGCGTTCTGAGCTCAAGGATCAAGGTTTTAGCATGTCCGAGTACGAAGGGCCGGCCAGCTTTACGACATATCTGGCGGCTGAATGCCCGGCCAGAAACAAGAAAATGGTAAACGTGGTCGCCGCGGTGCCCGCGTATGTGCAGGGGGAGAATCCCAAGTGCATAGAGGCTGTGCTGCGCAATCTTACACGCGTTATGGATGTGAAGATCAACCTGCACGATCTGCGTTTTCTCAGCGACGAATTCGAAAAACGTCTTACGGAGGCGGTCAAGGAAGTGCCGGAGCTTTCGGAAAATATCGGCAAGCTGGAACAGATGTATGACAAGGAAATAATCGATCATGAGATGGGTGACCTGAAACGGTGGCTGGAGAACAGGGGCGTAAGTCTCGATTGACTTTGCGGGGTTAAGAGTGTTGATCCTGGGGAGTGGATGGGCATTGTTTTTGGCAGGGCATAAAGATGCCAAGTAATTCAATCGTCTGAAGCGATTGCTTTTGAATTTGAAATGATACTTTAATGCTGGAGGACACCATGAGTAAGAAAGTTCTGATC comes from the Anaerohalosphaera lusitana genome and includes:
- a CDS encoding proteasome assembly chaperone family protein, which encodes MSAQMLNILEKPNMKNPTLLLGFSGWMNGGEVSTGTVQWLIEDSRAREIAEINPEGFYIYNFPGTMETTTLFRPHTRIVDGVVAEYQTPENVFYYDDSKDLVLFSGKEPNLNWEGFADCIFEFCEVFGIEQIVFIGSVAGLVPHTRDPSMFFSVSDENLRSELKDQGFSMSEYEGPASFTTYLAAECPARNKKMVNVVAAVPAYVQGENPKCIEAVLRNLTRVMDVKINLHDLRFLSDEFEKRLTEAVKEVPELSENIGKLEQMYDKEIIDHEMGDLKRWLENRGVSLD